In Polynucleobacter sp. MWH-S4W17, a genomic segment contains:
- a CDS encoding nucleoside triphosphate pyrophosphatase, giving the protein MHSFIYLASQSPRRQEILRQMGVRFEMLLPSPGEDNESIETPLPQEKARTYVERVTLAKSAAALSRWEKSGLPWAPILCADTTVSLPNHPNGEILGKPVDVADATRILTMLSGKMHEVLSSVAVTVNPNEKPIQLVQVSKVQFADLLIEQIDAYIASAEPFGKAGAYGIQGLGGSFIPSIQGSYSGIMGLPIYETKLLLDRAQVSSI; this is encoded by the coding sequence TTGCACTCTTTTATTTATCTCGCTTCGCAAAGTCCTCGCCGCCAAGAGATCTTGAGGCAAATGGGTGTTCGCTTTGAAATGCTACTGCCAAGTCCCGGTGAAGATAATGAGAGCATCGAAACACCTCTCCCACAAGAAAAAGCACGCACCTACGTAGAGCGCGTTACCTTGGCAAAAAGTGCTGCAGCACTCAGTCGATGGGAAAAAAGCGGCTTACCTTGGGCGCCGATACTCTGCGCCGATACCACTGTAAGCCTACCCAATCATCCCAATGGTGAAATTCTGGGTAAGCCAGTTGACGTAGCAGATGCCACCCGAATTCTGACTATGCTCAGCGGCAAAATGCATGAAGTTCTTAGCTCAGTAGCAGTGACCGTCAACCCCAATGAAAAACCCATACAGCTTGTACAGGTTTCTAAAGTTCAGTTTGCTGATTTGTTGATAGAGCAGATTGACGCCTACATCGCCAGCGCCGAACCCTTTGGTAAGGCTGGCGCCTATGGCATACAGGGCTTGGGCGGATCTTTTATTCCCTCAATTCAGGGTAGCTATAGCGGTATCATGGGTCTACCTATTTATGAAACGAAGCTTTTACTAGATCGTGCCCAAGTTAGCAGCATATGA
- the rlmH gene encoding 23S rRNA (pseudouridine(1915)-N(3))-methyltransferase RlmH encodes MRLTIVSVGHKMPDWVATATHDYIKRMPADCSIEIKEIKPDLTPAKEAVKIAAAIPKGSRVIALDERGKDQTTQNLATQLASWRQEGFDITFLIGGADGLDAGLKASAQAMWRLSSLTLPHAMARVMLVEQLYRAWTILQGHPYHRE; translated from the coding sequence ATGCGGCTCACCATCGTTTCTGTTGGTCATAAGATGCCTGATTGGGTTGCCACGGCAACCCATGACTACATCAAACGAATGCCTGCGGATTGCAGCATTGAAATCAAAGAGATCAAACCTGATCTCACACCCGCAAAAGAAGCCGTCAAAATTGCAGCAGCCATTCCCAAGGGATCCAGAGTGATTGCTTTGGATGAACGAGGCAAAGACCAAACCACTCAGAATCTTGCCACTCAACTGGCTAGCTGGCGCCAAGAAGGCTTTGACATTACCTTTTTAATTGGTGGTGCAGATGGCTTGGATGCTGGCTTAAAAGCAAGTGCGCAAGCTATGTGGCGACTCTCCAGTCTTACCTTGCCTCATGCCATGGCTAGAGTCATGTTAGTAGAGCAGCTTTATCGAGCATGGACTATCCTGCAAGGCCACCCCTATCATCGCGAGTAA
- the msbA gene encoding lipid A export permease/ATP-binding protein MsbA: MNAQDRTALNRLITYLKPHYSLIIGSLLAMALVAGAETSIPALMKPLLDRGFTGQLNSKLWQVPVFLVGLALVRSLAQFLSNYLLTRVINAVLLKLREQMFQTLLHARTTFFQQNSASNLINAVVFEVNNVLSIMGGMLISLVRDSLTVIGLMGYLIYLNWQLTLVVLFIFPVIAFIMSKINRRLRSLNREQQTLTSELAYIVEEAAAGYKIVKVHGAQEYEANRFKQKAERARQFALKSAVAGGLNQPITQLIASMALSVVLVIALMQSATEGTTVGGFAAFITAMMLVISPLKHLADINQPLQRGLTAAEMIFGLMDQPFEEDEERKQNMKSLNKAKGAIRFDDVGFSYQQDVGRKDALRNINLNIKPGEVVAFVGPSGGGKSTLVNLLPRFYKPTSGHIFLDDIPIEDIVLADVRRQIAFVSQDVILFNDTIAANVAYGANDHDGIDRGRVMEALEAANLSALIKELPEGVDSMVGDNGNRLSGGQRQRMAIARAIYKNAPILILDEATSALDSESERQVQEALERLMVNRTTLVIAHRLSTIEHADRIVVLEHGKIVENGSHEDLIKHDGLYANLHRIQFSNA; this comes from the coding sequence ATGAATGCTCAAGACCGCACCGCCCTAAATCGCTTAATTACCTACCTCAAGCCCCATTACAGCTTGATTATTGGATCACTTTTAGCCATGGCTTTGGTGGCTGGCGCCGAAACCTCCATTCCGGCTCTGATGAAACCTTTGTTGGACCGCGGGTTCACTGGTCAGCTCAATAGCAAGCTCTGGCAAGTCCCTGTTTTTTTGGTCGGCTTGGCCTTGGTTCGTAGTTTGGCTCAATTTTTATCCAACTATCTATTAACTCGCGTAATTAATGCGGTGTTATTAAAATTGCGTGAGCAAATGTTTCAAACACTGTTGCATGCAAGGACCACTTTTTTTCAACAGAACTCCGCATCAAATCTGATTAACGCCGTTGTCTTTGAGGTAAATAATGTTCTTTCCATCATGGGTGGAATGTTAATTAGCTTAGTTCGTGATTCACTCACTGTAATTGGTTTAATGGGTTATCTCATCTACCTAAACTGGCAATTGACATTGGTTGTTCTGTTTATTTTTCCCGTGATTGCATTCATCATGAGCAAAATTAATCGTCGCCTAAGATCGCTCAATAGAGAACAGCAAACACTCACCAGTGAGCTTGCTTATATTGTGGAAGAGGCAGCTGCGGGATACAAGATAGTTAAAGTTCATGGTGCTCAAGAGTACGAAGCGAATCGTTTTAAGCAAAAGGCTGAACGTGCACGTCAGTTTGCTTTGAAGTCTGCTGTGGCGGGCGGGCTAAATCAGCCAATTACTCAGCTGATTGCCTCTATGGCCTTATCCGTAGTGCTAGTAATCGCGTTGATGCAATCTGCCACCGAAGGCACGACTGTCGGCGGGTTTGCAGCCTTTATTACCGCCATGATGTTGGTGATTTCACCACTTAAGCACTTGGCTGATATTAATCAGCCGCTACAACGTGGCCTTACTGCTGCGGAAATGATTTTTGGATTGATGGATCAACCTTTTGAAGAAGATGAAGAGCGTAAGCAAAACATGAAGTCGCTCAATAAGGCAAAAGGCGCTATTCGTTTTGATGATGTTGGCTTTTCATATCAACAAGATGTAGGGCGAAAAGATGCTTTACGCAATATCAATCTCAACATTAAACCGGGTGAGGTTGTAGCTTTCGTTGGTCCCTCAGGTGGCGGTAAATCTACGCTCGTTAATTTATTGCCACGCTTCTATAAGCCGACCAGCGGCCACATTTTCTTGGATGACATTCCTATTGAAGATATTGTGTTGGCTGATGTGCGACGCCAGATTGCCTTTGTAAGTCAGGATGTCATTCTCTTTAACGATACGATTGCTGCCAACGTCGCCTATGGCGCTAACGATCATGATGGCATTGATCGCGGACGTGTCATGGAGGCTTTGGAGGCTGCCAATCTGAGCGCGCTGATCAAAGAGTTGCCTGAGGGCGTTGATTCGATGGTGGGGGATAACGGTAATCGCTTATCTGGCGGACAGCGCCAGCGTATGGCTATTGCCCGAGCAATATATAAGAATGCGCCAATTTTGATTTTGGATGAAGCAACTTCAGCATTGGATTCTGAATCTGAGCGTCAGGTTCAGGAAGCGCTCGAGCGCTTAATGGTGAATAGAACAACCTTAGTGATTGCGCATCGTTTATCTACTATTGAACATGCCGATAGAATTGTGGTTCTGGAGCATGGCAAGATTGTCGAGAATGGCTCGCACGAGGATCTCATTAAGCATGATGGCTTGTATGCGAACTTACATCGCATCCAATTCTCTAACGCTTAA
- the rng gene encoding ribonuclease G: MNEEILINITPQETRVALIQQGAVQELQIERTRQRGIVGNIYLAKVVRVLPGMQSAFIEIGLERTAFMHVADITQNNPQAQIEKLLFEGQTLLVQVLKDPLGTKGARLTTQLSIAGRNLVYLPPAGSDTATEKYIGVSQRIDQPEERDAIKVRLAGLMAEDEKGGIIVRTSAQDASDTELQHDMLYLRTTWENIHAAMKHNPAPTLLYQDLSLAERVLRDVAGEDTTQIRVDSAENFEKLKAFTNAYMPNLLGKLTLHRGERALFDLFDVDAEINKALGRRVDLKSGGYLMIDQTESMTTIDVNTGSYVGARNLDDTVFKTNLEAAQAIARQLRLRNLGGIIIIDFIDMLGKDHQESVLHELKRNLERDHARTSVSDFSALGLVEMTRKRTRESLAHITCEPCATCLGKGEIKTAQTICYEILREIVREHRQFNPREFRIVAAPDVIDLFLEEENQFLAQLGDFIGKPITLQAEGSFRQEQYDIVLS, encoded by the coding sequence ATGAATGAAGAAATACTAATTAATATCACCCCGCAAGAAACGCGCGTTGCTTTAATTCAGCAAGGAGCAGTTCAAGAGCTACAGATTGAGCGCACTCGCCAACGCGGTATTGTGGGGAATATCTATTTAGCCAAAGTGGTTCGTGTACTACCAGGCATGCAATCGGCATTTATCGAAATTGGTCTTGAGCGCACAGCATTTATGCATGTCGCTGACATCACACAAAATAATCCTCAAGCACAAATTGAAAAATTATTGTTTGAAGGTCAAACGCTATTAGTGCAAGTCTTAAAAGATCCTTTAGGAACTAAAGGCGCGCGCTTAACAACTCAGTTGAGTATTGCTGGACGCAATTTAGTTTATCTACCTCCAGCAGGTAGCGATACTGCTACTGAAAAATATATTGGTGTTTCTCAGCGGATTGATCAACCTGAAGAGCGTGATGCCATTAAGGTACGTCTTGCAGGCCTAATGGCTGAAGACGAAAAAGGCGGCATCATCGTCCGTACCAGCGCTCAGGATGCATCCGATACGGAACTTCAGCATGACATGCTTTACCTACGCACCACCTGGGAAAACATTCATGCTGCCATGAAACACAATCCAGCACCAACCCTACTCTATCAGGACCTTAGCCTAGCTGAGCGGGTATTACGCGATGTTGCCGGAGAAGACACGACTCAGATCCGCGTGGATTCGGCTGAGAATTTCGAGAAGCTCAAAGCTTTTACAAACGCTTATATGCCCAACCTTCTGGGCAAACTGACCCTACATCGTGGCGAGCGCGCCCTGTTTGACTTATTTGATGTTGATGCCGAGATTAATAAAGCACTAGGTCGCCGAGTCGATCTCAAGTCTGGCGGCTATCTCATGATTGATCAAACTGAGTCCATGACTACGATTGATGTAAACACGGGTAGTTACGTCGGCGCACGCAATCTCGATGACACCGTCTTTAAAACCAATCTAGAAGCGGCCCAAGCGATTGCACGCCAACTCCGTTTGCGCAATCTAGGCGGAATCATCATTATTGATTTCATCGACATGCTGGGCAAAGACCATCAAGAATCAGTATTGCATGAACTCAAACGCAATCTTGAGCGCGATCATGCGCGCACCTCAGTGAGCGACTTTTCCGCATTGGGCTTAGTGGAAATGACCCGCAAGCGGACACGGGAGTCATTGGCCCACATCACCTGTGAGCCCTGTGCCACTTGCCTGGGCAAAGGTGAGATTAAAACCGCCCAAACGATTTGTTATGAGATTTTGCGTGAAATTGTGCGAGAGCATCGCCAGTTTAATCCGCGAGAATTTCGAATTGTGGCTGCGCCAGATGTAATTGATTTATTCCTAGAGGAAGAGAATCAATTCTTGGCGCAGTTAGGGGATTTCATTGGCAAGCCAATTACCCTGCAAGCGGAAGGTAGCTTCCGCCAAGAGCAATACGATATTGTTCTGAGTTAA
- a CDS encoding glycosyltransferase family 2 protein — MPTLSVILITRNEEANLDDCLASLEGIAQQIVVVDTNSSDRTLEIAKKHGASISQPVDWPGFGPQKNRALDLATSEWVLSLDADERLTPALKSEILTAIHHSAHVDCFAIPRLSWYCGRFIRHSGWSPDYVDRLFKRGTARFSDDLVHERLIPNGQVAKLENPMLHYSFMNYSQVLQKLDRYSTASAEQAFARGKTSSPLKAALHGAWAFFRTYVLRAGFLDGPQGFALAVSNGQGTYYRYIKLWHLNQETSK, encoded by the coding sequence ATGCCCACCTTATCAGTCATACTCATCACCCGCAATGAAGAGGCCAATTTGGACGATTGTCTGGCCTCTCTGGAGGGGATCGCCCAGCAGATCGTGGTTGTCGATACCAATAGCTCTGACCGCACCCTAGAAATAGCCAAAAAGCATGGGGCAAGCATTTCTCAGCCTGTGGATTGGCCCGGGTTTGGACCCCAGAAGAACCGCGCCCTGGATTTAGCTACCAGCGAATGGGTTCTATCACTGGATGCCGATGAAAGACTGACTCCGGCTCTCAAATCGGAAATTCTGACAGCGATTCACCATAGTGCCCATGTAGATTGCTTTGCCATCCCCAGACTTTCTTGGTATTGCGGACGCTTTATCCGCCACTCTGGCTGGAGCCCGGATTATGTCGATCGTTTATTTAAACGCGGTACCGCCCGCTTCTCGGATGATTTAGTTCATGAGCGCCTGATACCGAATGGCCAAGTCGCCAAGCTAGAGAACCCCATGTTGCATTACAGCTTCATGAATTACTCTCAAGTCCTTCAAAAGCTAGATCGCTACTCCACCGCTTCCGCAGAGCAAGCATTTGCCAGAGGTAAAACCAGTAGCCCCCTCAAGGCAGCCCTGCATGGCGCTTGGGCATTTTTCCGTACCTATGTTTTGCGTGCGGGATTCTTAGACGGCCCCCAAGGATTTGCATTGGCAGTATCCAATGGTCAGGGAACCTATTACCGCTATATTAAGTTGTGGCACCTGAATCAGGAAACCAGTAAATGA
- the dnaE gene encoding DNA polymerase III subunit alpha encodes MASPRFVHLRVHSEFSITDGVVRIDDAVAAAVKDEMGALAITDLSNLFGLVRFYTAARSGGIKPIAGADVWVSNPQDPDQPHRLLLLVQNHSGYLNLCELLSRASLDNQSRGRAEVDAAWFSEPAAKAEDKAAKRTLSYGLIALSGARMGEIGIALLGGQEDQAKIVARRYEKLFPKSFYIEVQRGGNPQDEKQLQLACHLASELNLPVVATHPVQFMQKSDFTAHEARVCIAEGELLGNPRRTKKFNDEQYFLTQEEMEKRFADLPAALANSVEIAKRCNLSLVLGQPRLPDFPTPPGITLDDYLLQQSEIGLKRHMERNFPDVEEREKEMARYHDRLVFEVKTISQMGFPGYFLIVADFINWAKNNGVPVGPGRGSGAGSLVAYSLGITDLDPLRYNLLFERFLNPERVSMPDFDIDFCQHGRDRVIQYVKDKYGKDAVSQIATFGTMAARAAIRDVGRVLEQGYNFVDGIAKLIPNKPGQYMTIEMAKKEEKQLAEREKNEDEVRQLLSLAQQLEGMTRNVGMHAGGVLIAPGRLTDFCPLYTQESKDQDSSSVISQFDKDDVEAIGLVKFDFLGLTTLTILAAAERWIKALHADRRDWNIGEIALDDEKAFDVLKRANTVAVFQLESRGMQGMLREAKPDRFEDIIALVALYRPGPMDLIPDFIERKHGRQKVEYPDPRIEPVLRETYGIMVYQEQVMQMAQMIGGYSLGGADMLRRAMGKKKPEEMAQHRKIFSDGAKAGGITESKANEIYDLMERFAGYGFNKSHAAAYALLAYQTAWLKAYYPAEFMAANLSLAMDDTDKVKILYDDCLVNNIRVFSPDINTGVYEFTPLRAPDAAPDSSISHIRYGLGAVRGTGEAAIESIVKARESGGPFKDLFDFCARVDRRQVNRRAIEALMRAGAFDSLYRDSLPAGGNLYDIRSTLLASLARAIEAAEQAEASIHQVSLFEAAGEEDRHLPELVREPIWSEKKRLQEEKNALGLCLTGHMFDAYRDETSHFIRQPLAKVTEGKDQLIAGIITSARMLTGQRGRMMIATIDDGSAALEVTLYSEVYEPNRSWLKEDELLVAKVNVTPDKFSGGMRIVSEAVMDITGARMRFARNVHVCIDNAIDIKMLRSQINPYLMANRVRDPKLGASAPAAPGSNDGMKGLMLTAAVTTSGGACLMQFPEELRIYPDDACLHGLNQILASKQKDPVQIQYH; translated from the coding sequence ATGGCTTCACCCCGTTTTGTACATCTCCGCGTCCATTCCGAGTTTTCGATTACGGATGGAGTCGTGCGCATTGATGATGCGGTGGCTGCTGCCGTCAAAGATGAGATGGGTGCGTTAGCAATTACCGATTTAAGTAATTTATTTGGTTTGGTGCGGTTCTATACTGCCGCCCGTTCTGGCGGGATCAAGCCCATTGCTGGGGCGGATGTTTGGGTGAGCAATCCTCAGGATCCAGATCAGCCTCATCGCTTATTGCTCTTGGTACAAAATCATTCCGGTTACCTCAATTTATGTGAGTTGCTCAGTAGGGCATCTCTCGACAATCAATCCCGTGGTCGCGCTGAAGTCGATGCCGCTTGGTTTAGTGAGCCCGCTGCAAAAGCAGAGGATAAAGCTGCCAAGCGCACACTCTCTTATGGCTTGATTGCACTTTCTGGCGCACGTATGGGTGAAATCGGCATCGCGCTACTGGGTGGGCAAGAAGATCAAGCGAAGATTGTTGCTAGACGCTACGAAAAACTCTTTCCGAAGTCTTTCTATATCGAGGTCCAGCGCGGTGGTAATCCTCAAGATGAAAAACAACTCCAACTTGCCTGTCATCTGGCCAGCGAGTTAAATTTGCCAGTGGTGGCAACACACCCAGTGCAGTTCATGCAAAAGAGCGACTTTACTGCGCATGAGGCCCGGGTCTGTATTGCTGAAGGCGAGTTACTCGGCAATCCACGTCGAACCAAAAAGTTTAATGACGAGCAGTACTTCCTAACCCAAGAGGAAATGGAAAAACGTTTTGCAGATTTGCCAGCCGCATTGGCGAACTCGGTTGAAATTGCCAAGCGTTGCAATCTCTCATTGGTATTAGGTCAACCGCGTTTACCAGATTTCCCTACGCCTCCTGGTATTACGCTCGATGACTACCTTTTGCAGCAATCGGAAATTGGTTTGAAGCGCCACATGGAGCGCAATTTCCCGGATGTAGAAGAGCGCGAAAAAGAAATGGCGCGCTATCACGATCGTTTGGTATTTGAAGTCAAGACGATTTCTCAAATGGGTTTCCCAGGCTATTTCTTGATTGTGGCGGACTTCATTAACTGGGCTAAAAATAATGGCGTGCCTGTAGGCCCTGGTCGCGGATCGGGTGCTGGTTCTTTAGTGGCTTACTCACTCGGGATTACCGATTTGGATCCGCTCCGTTACAACCTACTCTTTGAGCGCTTTCTAAATCCAGAGCGGGTATCGATGCCCGACTTCGATATCGACTTCTGTCAGCATGGTCGTGACCGTGTGATTCAGTATGTAAAAGATAAATACGGCAAAGATGCGGTAAGTCAGATTGCTACCTTTGGCACGATGGCTGCGAGAGCGGCGATTCGTGACGTAGGGCGCGTATTAGAGCAGGGTTATAACTTCGTAGACGGTATCGCTAAACTCATTCCGAATAAGCCAGGTCAGTACATGACCATTGAGATGGCTAAGAAGGAAGAGAAGCAATTAGCCGAGCGCGAAAAGAATGAAGATGAAGTGCGTCAACTACTTTCCTTGGCGCAACAGCTAGAGGGTATGACCCGTAACGTCGGTATGCATGCGGGTGGCGTATTAATTGCTCCAGGGCGTCTCACCGATTTTTGTCCGCTCTATACGCAAGAAAGTAAAGATCAAGACAGTAGCTCCGTTATTAGCCAGTTCGATAAGGATGACGTAGAAGCGATTGGCTTGGTGAAGTTCGACTTCCTGGGTCTGACTACGCTTACTATTTTGGCAGCAGCAGAGCGTTGGATTAAAGCATTACACGCTGATCGCAGAGACTGGAATATCGGTGAGATTGCGCTCGATGATGAAAAAGCATTTGATGTTCTCAAGCGCGCCAATACCGTTGCCGTGTTCCAGCTAGAAAGCCGCGGTATGCAAGGCATGCTACGTGAAGCCAAGCCTGACCGCTTTGAGGACATTATTGCTTTGGTAGCGTTGTATCGTCCAGGCCCAATGGATTTGATCCCAGACTTTATTGAACGTAAGCATGGTCGTCAAAAAGTGGAGTATCCAGATCCCCGAATTGAGCCTGTTCTTCGTGAGACCTACGGCATTATGGTCTACCAAGAGCAGGTGATGCAAATGGCGCAGATGATTGGTGGCTACTCACTAGGTGGTGCCGACATGTTACGTCGTGCGATGGGTAAGAAAAAGCCTGAAGAGATGGCTCAGCATCGCAAAATCTTTAGTGATGGTGCAAAAGCGGGCGGCATTACCGAGTCAAAGGCAAATGAGATCTATGACTTGATGGAGCGTTTTGCTGGCTACGGATTTAATAAGTCCCATGCTGCTGCATACGCACTCTTGGCGTATCAAACTGCTTGGCTCAAAGCGTATTACCCAGCTGAATTTATGGCGGCCAACTTATCACTCGCAATGGATGACACCGATAAGGTGAAAATTCTGTATGACGATTGCTTAGTCAATAACATTCGGGTGTTCTCTCCTGATATCAATACTGGTGTTTATGAGTTCACGCCATTGCGCGCACCCGATGCAGCTCCAGATTCATCCATCAGCCACATTCGTTATGGCTTAGGTGCTGTGCGTGGTACTGGTGAGGCAGCAATTGAATCCATCGTGAAGGCGCGTGAAAGTGGCGGGCCATTTAAAGATTTGTTTGATTTCTGTGCAAGAGTGGATCGTAGACAAGTCAATCGCCGCGCTATTGAAGCGCTGATGCGTGCTGGTGCGTTTGATAGCTTGTATCGTGACTCTCTTCCTGCGGGCGGAAATTTGTATGACATTCGCTCTACCTTGCTTGCCTCTTTAGCTAGAGCGATTGAGGCTGCTGAGCAAGCGGAGGCATCGATTCACCAGGTGAGCTTGTTTGAGGCAGCTGGCGAAGAGGATCGCCATCTTCCAGAGTTAGTGCGCGAGCCTATCTGGTCTGAGAAGAAGCGTTTGCAAGAAGAGAAGAATGCCTTAGGTCTTTGCCTAACGGGGCACATGTTTGACGCCTATCGCGATGAGACTTCTCACTTTATCCGGCAGCCTTTAGCTAAGGTAACAGAGGGTAAAGATCAACTCATTGCCGGCATTATCACTTCAGCACGAATGCTGACTGGGCAACGCGGTCGCATGATGATTGCAACTATCGATGATGGCTCTGCTGCCCTCGAAGTCACTTTGTATAGCGAAGTCTACGAGCCTAATCGCTCTTGGCTAAAAGAAGATGAGCTCTTGGTTGCCAAGGTCAATGTGACGCCTGATAAGTTCTCAGGCGGTATGCGCATTGTGTCTGAGGCAGTGATGGATATCACGGGTGCGCGTATGCGTTTTGCTCGCAATGTTCATGTCTGCATTGATAACGCAATTGATATCAAGATGCTCCGTAGCCAAATTAATCCCTACCTTATGGCTAATCGTGTGCGTGATCCTAAGCTTGGTGCATCTGCCCCTGCTGCGCCGGGATCGAATGATGGTATGAAAGGCTTAATGCTGACGGCTGCCGTTACTACCAGTGGGGGCGCATGCTTGATGCAGTTCCCAGAAGAGTTGCGTATTTATCCAGACGATGCTTGCTTGCACGGACTAAATCAAATCCTAGCTTCTAAGCAAAAAGATCCTGTACAGATTCAGTATCACTGA
- a CDS encoding glycosyltransferase family 2 protein — translation MISILLATYNWPQALKLCLESLATQTDQNFEIIIADDGSTESTKHLIESIKALHPASITHLWQEDQGFQKTKILNKAIAAAHGDYLIFLDGDCIVQPDFVAKHRALAQKGYLVTGSRVLLNESLTTELLTWPQWNFERFCSNLISKRLSGGINKYWPLKVKLGNGSWRDYKKFVWRRIKGCNMACWKADAEAINGFDETMTGWGHEDADFIFRLQHHRIRRKSGSWSTEVLHLFHQIHDQSNAAENARRVREKILAKAL, via the coding sequence ATGATTTCGATTTTGCTGGCTACCTATAACTGGCCACAAGCACTCAAGCTTTGCCTAGAATCTCTAGCCACTCAAACTGATCAGAACTTTGAAATCATCATTGCTGATGATGGCTCTACTGAGAGCACAAAACACCTCATTGAATCCATTAAAGCCTTACACCCGGCCTCTATTACTCATCTTTGGCAAGAAGACCAAGGCTTTCAGAAAACCAAGATTCTTAATAAAGCAATCGCTGCAGCCCATGGCGACTACCTGATTTTCTTGGATGGCGATTGCATTGTCCAGCCAGACTTTGTAGCAAAGCATCGTGCGCTGGCACAAAAGGGGTACTTAGTTACTGGCAGCAGAGTCCTGCTAAATGAAAGCCTCACCACCGAATTGCTGACTTGGCCTCAGTGGAATTTTGAGCGATTTTGCTCTAACCTCATTAGCAAGCGCTTGAGTGGAGGCATCAATAAATATTGGCCCCTCAAAGTAAAGCTAGGCAATGGCTCTTGGCGCGACTATAAAAAATTTGTTTGGCGTCGCATTAAGGGTTGCAATATGGCTTGCTGGAAGGCCGATGCTGAAGCTATTAACGGCTTTGATGAAACTATGACCGGCTGGGGCCATGAAGATGCCGATTTTATCTTCCGCTTACAACACCATCGTATTCGCCGCAAGTCAGGCTCATGGTCTACTGAAGTCCTCCATCTCTTTCATCAAATCCATGATCAGAGTAACGCCGCTGAGAATGCTCGACGGGTTCGTGAGAAGATCTTGGCTAAGGCCCTTTGA
- a CDS encoding glycosyltransferase family 9 protein, which produces MRTAMTAYSTLKPKKVLFIATRQIGDVLVTTPLISKARELWPDAEFHFLGYRGKLEMLHGNPDIAEVIETSDRPGFGEYLSLFNRLFQRYDLAFVTQPSDRAYLYGLVAAFKRVGVLGGHPQGKDAQDQQKRSKSEKQNTWKKFICMHTVDVDYFQQHVITEKLRLLEVFFKNRAELFSKPITVTPPTGEPLTPVITNELKQPYVVVHPGPLTAYKRWPLAYWQELITWLVKQNFQVILSASPAKQDVQLNHDIISLLNEETKKKVVNAAGKLSIPQAGTLIRGAALYIGVDTSITHLAAACNTPTIALFGATPPTNFGPWPNGFIGEQPYQLRARTQTVGSVTILQGPGECVPCRKAGCLDKADSYSECLDLLKPKQVIEAIQKALPN; this is translated from the coding sequence ATGCGCACTGCCATGACTGCGTACTCCACACTTAAACCTAAAAAGGTTTTATTTATTGCCACGAGGCAAATTGGAGACGTATTAGTAACAACACCCTTAATTAGCAAGGCTAGAGAGCTTTGGCCTGATGCGGAGTTTCATTTTTTGGGGTATCGCGGCAAGTTAGAGATGCTTCATGGCAATCCCGACATTGCTGAAGTGATAGAAACTTCAGATCGTCCCGGTTTTGGTGAATACCTCTCGCTCTTTAATCGCCTGTTTCAACGCTATGACTTAGCTTTTGTTACGCAACCCAGTGATCGCGCTTACCTTTATGGCTTAGTAGCAGCCTTTAAAAGAGTCGGTGTTCTGGGTGGTCATCCTCAAGGCAAAGATGCGCAAGATCAACAAAAGCGAAGTAAGAGTGAGAAGCAAAATACCTGGAAGAAATTCATCTGTATGCACACAGTGGATGTTGACTACTTTCAGCAGCATGTCATTACCGAAAAACTGCGCCTGCTAGAGGTCTTTTTTAAAAACCGAGCTGAATTATTTTCCAAACCGATCACAGTTACTCCGCCTACAGGAGAGCCCTTAACGCCGGTCATTACAAACGAACTTAAGCAACCTTATGTTGTTGTACACCCAGGACCCTTAACGGCCTATAAGCGCTGGCCCCTTGCGTATTGGCAAGAGCTCATCACCTGGCTCGTAAAGCAGAACTTCCAGGTAATCCTCAGTGCTTCACCCGCCAAGCAAGATGTACAACTCAATCACGACATCATTTCTCTGCTAAATGAAGAAACTAAGAAAAAAGTGGTTAATGCTGCTGGTAAATTATCCATTCCGCAAGCGGGCACCTTGATTCGTGGTGCTGCTTTGTATATCGGAGTTGATACTTCAATCACCCATCTAGCAGCAGCATGCAACACACCAACCATCGCCCTCTTTGGCGCCACCCCACCAACGAACTTTGGGCCATGGCCCAATGGTTTTATTGGTGAACAGCCATATCAATTGCGTGCTCGCACCCAAACCGTTGGCAGTGTCACCATCCTGCAAGGCCCTGGTGAATGCGTGCCTTGCCGTAAAGCAGGATGCTTAGATAAGGCCGATAGTTATAGTGAGTGCTTGGACTTACTAAAGCCCAAGCAAGTCATCGAGGCGATTCAGAAAGCATTACCGAACTAG